A single Drechmeria coniospora strain ARSEF 6962 chromosome 03, whole genome shotgun sequence DNA region contains:
- a CDS encoding meiosis protein MEI2, giving the protein MAQSRDHENPSSPRSSTGGAESFKGTPDTRLTAFSPDGGSAKTSKILQGLAHSPSATPPAGFSVSNFRSGAAHLDPFITPSHQPGTRLSPTASTFSPFPSTGKVPSSNDSEPVAAALSNDLGLSRHLDVSSPASLSVSEVNNWLSASLSTRIDHGVPRTAANLIFVPLQEVEGPGEPPYGTRIFDALHGHVHIYFTDIRDACATYSKIRLAEKGWKVEYADSSRVSEPDVVAGTETVITQAGQIILLAAVPQGVSMDALQAMQTVQRLLASYGRLFAFIKRSTFPNGSFRAIVEFCDVSCIILAVSNCNNLFTPEGIHIIVSTHGPDIAAMSTLADAVQTLSLGKAGDGNDQHLASVSAPATIRPLAAPDIRAHSQFAMYPLVFQSPFATGMPYTLDSFLSANTHTHGQITPVPQISPSYPVIGPLFHSPPSPALTAHHGYSPSRQLAGFGKPDTRRQNAMRISRSSYHNVASHHNHVDINRIRDGIDVRTTVCTCIPGNVYHLIRKIMLRNIPNKVDQAMLKRIIDESSWGKYDFMYLRIDFANDCNVGYAFINFVDPLDIIDFVEARGNQRWNCFKSDKVAEISYATIQGKDCLVQKFRNSSVMLEAPHYRPKVRVPVPVPVLQSWQGRGAKRALAQLYFTSNGPMPQLAGQEEPFPEPDNQSKMKRSCENAEHVGLFTPNAGQHFRDEQRRRRSQYDRGTRLAALEEYDYETAIQQHLYGPAAQQ; this is encoded by the exons ATGGCACAGTCCCGTGACCATGAAAACCCCTCGTCACCGAGATCTTCAACCGGCGGTGCAGAATCGTTTAAAGGAACCCCAGATACAAGGCTAACGGCATTCTCTCCCGACGGCGGTTCCGCCAAAACATCCAAAATCCTCCAGGGACTTGCCCATTCGCCTTCTGCTACGCCACCTGCTGGCTTCTCCGTCAGCAACTTCCGCAGTGGAGCTGCCCATCTGGACCCCTTCATCACCCCCTCGCACCAACCTGGAACCAGACTCTCGCCAACGGCATCGACCTTCAGTCCTTTTCCAAGCACAGGCAAAGTACCCTCGTCAAACGACAGTGAGCCAGTCGCCGCCGCTTTGAGCAATGATTTGGGCCTCTCACGTCATCTCGACGTCTCGTCTCCTGCCTCCCTTTCTGTATCCGAAGTGAATAACTGGCTAAGTGCAAGTCTCTCCACCCGGATCGATCATGGGGTGCCACGGACAGCGGCTAACTTGATATTTGTGCCCCTTCAGGAGGTGGAAGGACCCGGAGAACCTCCCTACGGAACTCGGATCTTCGACGCACTCCATGGACACGTGCACATCTACTTCACTGACATACGAGATGCTTGTGCAACCTATTCCAAAATCCGCCTAGCCGAGAAGGGCTGGAAGGTTGAATATGCAGATTCCTCTCGAGTGTCGGAACCA GACGTCGTGGCGGGCACCGAAACCGTCATCACACAAGCAGGCCAAATTATCCTTCTCGCCGCTGTACCCCAAGGTGTTTCTATGGATGCCCTTCAAGCCATGCAGACTGTGCAGCGGCTCTTGGCATCGTATGGTCGTCTGTTTGCGTTCATCAAGCGCTCAACTTTCCCCAACGGATCGTTCAGAGCCATAGTCGAGTTTTGCGATGTATCGTGCATCATTCTGGCAGTATCGAACTGCAATAATCTCTTCACCCCAGAG GGCATCCATATCATTGTCTCAACGCACGGTCCCGATATCGCGGCCATGTCCACTCTGGCCGATGCGGTTCAGACACTCTCTCTTGGTAAagctggcgacggcaacgatCAACACCTTGCTTCGGTCAGTGCGCCGGCCACTATCCGACCACTCGCAGCGCCTGATATTCGTGCCCATTCCCAGTTCGCCATGTACCCCTTGGTCTTTCAATCACCTTTTGCCACTGGGATGCCATACACACTGGACTCTTTTCTTTCCGCAAACACGCACACCCATGGCCAAATCACACCCGTACCACAAATTTCCCCATCGTACCCGGTCATCGGGCCATTGTTTCACTCCCCGCCTTCACCGGCACTTACCGCACATCATGGCTATAGTCCTTCGAGGCAGTTGGCTGGCTTTGGCAAGCCCGATACTCGAAGACAGAATGCGATGCGAATCAGCAGGTCCTCCTACCACAATGTGGCCAGTCATCACAACCACGTCGATATAAATCGGATCCGGGATGGCATTGACGTTCGCACAacagtatgtacatgcatccCTGGTAATGTGTATCATCTAATCAGGAAGATAATGCTTCGAAACATTCCCAACAAAGTCGATCAAGCGATGCTCAAGCGAATAATTGACGAGTCAAGTTGGGGAAAGTACGATTTCATGTATCTGCGCATTGATTTCGCCAACgactgcaa TGTCGGCTATGCTTTTATCAACTTTGTCGAC CCACTGGATATCATCGAC TTTGTTGAAGCGCGCGGAAATCAGCGCTG GAATTGCTTCAAAAGCGACAAGGTGGCTGAGATTTCATACGCCA CCATACAAGGCAAAGACTGCCTAGTACAGAAGTTTCGAAATAGCTCTGTCATGCTGGAAGCACCGCACTACCGACCTAAGGTGCGTGtgcccgtccccgtccccgtcttGCAGTCTTGGCAGGGAAGAGGAGCTAAGAGAGCGTTGGCACAGCTGTACTTCACCTCCAATGGCCCCATGCCTCAACTCGCAGGGCAAGAAGAACCGTTTCCCGAACCAGACAACCAGTCAAAGATGAAAAGAAGCTGCGAGAATGCAGAGCACGTCG GGCTATTCACACCAAATGCAGGGCAGCACTTCCGCGACGAGCAACGGCGTAGACGTTCGCAGTATGACCGAGGTACTCGCCTTGCCGCGTTGGAGGAGTACGACTATGAGACGGCGATTCAACAACACCTCTatgggccggcggcgcagcaATGA
- a CDS encoding Protein CADMIUM RESISTANCE 3 (Protein PLANT CADMIUM RESISTANCE 3): MEPPRQHSTEWESSLCNCSPCSSCLLACFLPCILFGKTADRMKDPTMETSEAINGECLVFGAIHCFTGCGWIYNLLQRSEIREKYGIQGSGLGDCCTSYWCLCCALIQQDNEVKRRAIPAGPITQGYQSQKEGMQMPAPAYVQPPQHDMEQGIQQAYPAGQQPMHYPPGVQGQEKQ; the protein is encoded by the exons ATGGAGCCCCCGCGCCAACATTCTACAGAATGGGAGAGCAGTCTCTGCAACTGCTCACCCTGCTCCTCTTGCCTCCTCGCCTGCTTTCTGCCATGCATCC TCTTTGGCAAAACGGCGGATCGCATGAAGGATCCGACCATGGAGACAAGCGAGGCGATCAATGGCGAATGCCTTGTCTTTGGCGCCATTCACTGCTTCACCGGCTGCGGGTGGAT CTATAACCTCCTCCAGCGTAGCGAGATACGAGAAAAATATGGCATCCAGGGTAGCGGCTTGGGCGACTGCTGCACAAGCTACTGGTGCCTCTGTTGCGCACTCATCCAGCAGGACAACGAGGTCAAGCGCAGGGCCATACCCGCCGGTCCCATCACCCAGGGGTACCAGAGCCAGAAGGAGGGCATGCAAATGCCCGCGCCGGCTTATGTCCAGCCGCCGCAGCACGATATGGAGCAGGGCATCCAGCAGGCCTACCCCGCGGGGCAGCAGCCGATGCACTACCCCCCAGGTGTGCAAGGCCAGGAGAAGCAGTAG
- a CDS encoding inosine-5'-monophosphate dehydrogenase IMD2, translated as MAAATLKKGVQVLDHRTAPEVLAEYNRSDGLDIHELMDTAKHGGLTYNDFLLLPGYIGFPASEVSLDSPITRRITLKTPFVSSPMDTVTEHEMAIHMALQGGLGVIHHNCSPSAQADMIRKVKRYENGFILDPVVIHRSLTVGEAKALKEKWGFGGFPVTETGKLGSKLLGILTNRDLQFEEDNDVPVSSVMVTDLITAPDGVTLGEANKILAKSKKGKLPIVDKDFNLVSMISRSDLTKNQHFPLASKLPDSKQLICAAAIGTRPEDKIRLKGLVDAGLDIVILDSSQGNSMYQVEMIKWIKDTFPNLDVIGGNVVTREQAASLIAAGVDGLRIGMGSGSACITQEVMAVGRPQAAAVYNVSHFAARFGVPCIADGGVQNVGHIVKGLSLGASTVMMGGLLAGTTESPGTSFVSREGKLVKAYRGMGSIDAMQDKKAGGGGKDSQKSNAGTARYFSEGDSVLVAQGVSGSVAHRGSINKFVPYLAAGLKHSMQDCGMTSLAELHEKTVDGTVRFELRTSSAQLEGNVNMEAYEKKLYA; from the exons ATGGCTGCCGCAACCCTCAAAAAGGGCGTCCAGGTCCTGGACCACAGAACGGCACCTGAAGTCCTGGCCGAGTATAACCGCAGCGATGGGCTCGACATCCATGAGCTAATGGACACGGCCAAGCATGGCGGCCTCACCTACAATGACTTCCTTCTGCTGCCGGGCTATATTGGCTTCCCTGCCTCAGAAGTCTCGTTGGACTCGCCCATCACGCGTCGCATCACCCTCAAGACGCCGTTCGTCTCGTCGCCCATGGACACGGTGACGGAGCACGAGATGGCCATCCACATGGCGCTGCAAGGTGGTCTAGGTGTCATCCACCACAACTGCTCGCCAAGTGCCCAGGCCGACATGATCCGCAAGGTCAAGCGCTACGAGAACGGCTTCATCCTCGATCCCGTCGTCATCCACCGCAGCCTCACCGTTGGCGAGGCAAAAGCCCTCAAGGAGAAATGGGGATTTGGCGGTTTCCCTGTCACTG AAACCGGCAAGTTGGGCTCCAAGCTCCTCGGAATTCTGACCAACCGAGACCTCCAGTTTGAGGAGGACAATGATGTGCCTGTCTCGAGCGTTATGGTGACCGACCTCATCACTGCGCCCGATGGCGTCACTCTCGGCGAAGCCAACAAGATCCTCGCCAAGTCCAAAAAAGGGAAGCTGCCCATCGTTGACAAGGACTTTAACCTTGTTTCGATGATCTCCCGCTCCGATTTGACTAAGAACCAGCATTTCCCCTTGGCGTCGAAGCTGCCTGACAGCAAACAGCTGATATGCGCCGCTGCCATTGGCACTCGTCCCGAAGACAAGATACGGTTGAAGgggctcgtcgatgccggtctggacatcgtcatcctcgacagCTCTCAAGGCAACAGCATGTACCAGGTTGAAATGATCAAGTGGATCAAAGATACGTTCCCCAACTTGGACGTGATCGGTGGAAACGTCGTGACGCGCGAGCAGGCTGCCTCCCTCATCGCCgctggcgtcgacggtcTTCGAATCGGCATGGGGAGCGGCTCCGCCTGCATTACGCAGGAGGTTATGGCTGTCGGGCGTCCCCAGGCTGCTGCCGTCTACAACGTTAGTCATTTCGCTGCCCGCTTTGGCGTTCCGTGCATCGCAGATGGCGGCGTGCAAAACGTGGGCCATATTGTCAAGGGCCTGTCCCTGGGCGCCTCCACCGTCATGATGGGCGGCCTTCTGGCAGGCACCACCGAATCCCCAGGCACTTCGTTCGTCTCACGGGAGGGAAAGCTGGTCAAGGCGTACCGCGGCATGGGCAGCATCGACGCCATGCAGGACAagaaggccggcggcggcggcaaggataGCCAGAAGAGCAACGCCGGCACCGCGAGATACTTTTCCGAGGGCGATagcgtcctcgtcgctcaAGGCGTATCGGGTTCGGTGGCCCACCGCGGCTCCATTAACAAGTTCGTGCCGTACCTGGCTGCTGGGCTGAAGCACTCGATGCAAGACTGCGGCATGACGAGCCTGGCTGAGCTGCACGAGAAGACCGTTGATGGAACAGTTCGCTTTGAGCTGCGCACGTCAAGCGCTCAGCTTGAAGGCAACGTCAACATGGAGGCTTACGAGAAAAAGCTCTACGCATAA